From one Cyprinus carpio isolate SPL01 chromosome B3, ASM1834038v1, whole genome shotgun sequence genomic stretch:
- the LOC109107942 gene encoding LOW QUALITY PROTEIN: DNA-directed RNA polymerase III subunit RPC8-like (The sequence of the model RefSeq protein was modified relative to this genomic sequence to represent the inferred CDS: deleted 2 bases in 1 codon), translated as MFVLVEMVDTVRIPPWSFHRQLNDAIAEELNKKLANKVVYNVGLCVCLYDVTKLEDSYIFPGDGASHTKVHFRYVVFHPFLDEILVGKIKGCSAEGVHVSLGFFDDIIIPPESLQQPAKFDEAEQVWMWEYETDEGAHDLYMDQGEEIRFRVVDEVFIDTSPTGPSAEKEGPSTAPTAPPAGAEDSAQQKEAPYTLIGSVSEPGLGLLSWWNS; from the exons ATGTTTGTGCTGGTGGAGATGGTGGACACGGTCCGGATTCCTCCGTGGAGTTTCCACCGACAGCTGAACGACGCGATCGCCGAGGAGCTCAACAAGAAACTCGCCAACAAG GTGGTGTATAATGTGGGCTTGTGTGTGTGC CTGTATGACGTCACTAAGCTGGAGGACTCCTACATCTTTCCCGGAGACGGAGCGTCTCACACTAAAG TTCACTTTCGATATGTGGTCTTCCACCCGTTCCTGGATGAGATCCTGGTGGGAAAGATTAAAGGCTGTAGTGCTGAAGGTGTTCATG TGAGCCTCGGATTCTTCGATGACATCATAATCCCGCCAGAGTCGCTACAGCAACCGGCTAAATT CGATGAGGCGGAGCAGGTGTGGATGTGGGAGTACGAGACGGACGAGGGCGCTCACGACCTCTACATGGACCAGGGCGAGGAGATCCGCTTCCGGGTGGTGGACGAGGTCTTCATCGACACCTCGCCCACGGGTCCCAGCGCAGAGAAGGAAGGGCCGAGCACAGCCCCCACAGCGCCACCTGCAGGAGCGGAGGACAGCGCGCAGCAGAAAGAGGCTCCGTACACACTCATA GGATCTGTAAGTGAACCAGGTCTGGGTCTTCTGTCCTGGTGGAACAGTTAA